In Thiospirochaeta perfilievii, a single window of DNA contains:
- the nifK gene encoding nitrogenase molybdenum-iron protein subunit beta, with the protein MLLRHTIDEVKERKALTINPAKTCQPVGAMYASLGLHGCLPHSHGSQGCCSYHRSALTRHYKEPVMSGTSSFTEGSSVFGGQSNLIQAFNNMFTVYDPDIIAVHTTCLSETIGDDVSQIAQKAIDDGKVPEGKYIVQASTPSYVGSHVTGFANMCTSIAKTFPEVSEDKLNFVNILPGWVEPSDMKELKRIMGIMHVPFVMFPDTSGVMDAPQTGKHNFFPKGGTKIPDLKRAGSAAYTFALGKFCSEDAGLALKKKCDVEFETFDIPLGLKATDRFLMKLSEVTGCPVPEELEDERGQLVDMITDMEQYLYGKKIAMYGDPDNLIPLTEFLVDIGMKPVHIVTGTPGKYFTEKMASLVPDANFKNGPQADMYLMHQWIKNEPVDLLIGNSYGKYIAKDENIPFVRMGFPIYDRVGHSYFPLVGYRGALRLVEKILSVIMDKIDAESTEEKFELVM; encoded by the coding sequence ATGCTATTAAGACATACTATAGATGAAGTAAAAGAGAGAAAAGCGTTAACAATAAATCCTGCAAAGACTTGTCAGCCAGTTGGAGCTATGTATGCATCCTTAGGGTTACACGGTTGTTTGCCCCATAGCCACGGTTCCCAGGGTTGTTGTTCGTATCATAGATCGGCATTAACAAGGCATTATAAAGAGCCTGTAATGTCTGGAACATCATCATTTACAGAGGGGTCTTCTGTATTTGGTGGACAGAGTAACCTTATACAGGCTTTTAATAATATGTTTACTGTATATGATCCAGATATTATTGCTGTACATACAACTTGCCTCTCTGAAACTATTGGAGATGATGTAAGTCAGATTGCCCAAAAAGCAATAGATGATGGTAAAGTCCCAGAGGGAAAGTATATAGTACAGGCTAGTACTCCTAGTTATGTTGGATCCCATGTTACAGGTTTTGCAAATATGTGTACTTCAATTGCTAAAACTTTCCCAGAAGTTAGTGAAGATAAACTTAACTTTGTAAATATTCTACCTGGCTGGGTTGAGCCGTCGGATATGAAGGAATTAAAAAGAATCATGGGTATTATGCATGTACCTTTTGTAATGTTTCCAGATACTTCTGGTGTTATGGATGCTCCTCAAACAGGTAAACATAACTTCTTTCCTAAGGGTGGGACTAAAATTCCAGATTTAAAAAGAGCTGGTTCTGCAGCATATACGTTTGCCCTAGGTAAGTTTTGCTCAGAGGATGCGGGATTAGCATTAAAAAAGAAGTGTGATGTAGAGTTTGAAACATTTGATATTCCTTTAGGTCTTAAAGCTACAGATCGGTTTTTAATGAAGCTAAGTGAGGTAACAGGTTGTCCAGTACCTGAAGAGCTGGAAGATGAACGTGGACAATTAGTGGATATGATAACAGACATGGAGCAGTATCTATATGGTAAAAAGATTGCTATGTATGGCGACCCTGACAACCTTATCCCTTTAACTGAGTTTTTGGTTGATATAGGTATGAAACCTGTTCATATTGTGACTGGAACTCCTGGTAAATATTTTACCGAGAAGATGGCAAGTCTAGTTCCAGATGCTAACTTTAAAAATGGTCCACAAGCTGATATGTATTTAATGCATCAGTGGATCAAAAATGAACCGGTTGATCTATTAATAGGAAATAGTTATGGGAAGTACATTGCTAAAGATGAGAATATCCCCTTTGTAAGAATGGGTTTCCCTATATATGACAGGGTTGGACATAGTTATTTCCCTCTTGTTGGATATAGGGGTGCTTTACGACTAGTAGAGAAGATTCTATCTGTAATTATGGATAAAATTGATGCAGAATCTACAGAAGAGAAGTTTGAATTAGTTATGTAA
- a CDS encoding family 16 glycosylhydrolase, whose translation MKIKLSLFYLFISILFMGCNISQISNEKDISTIESGSRYIQTWDMWEPMNYYNTSQFEKANWTNDGMFNCGWLPEKATFSNGKLVLKLDNTYSFGKSYSSGEYRSKNTFSFGTFETNMKAAKGNGIVTSFFLYTGSPWDEIDVEILGKDTTKVQFNYYVNGIGGHEAVIDLGFDAAYGFHKYAIEYGNGYINWYVDGVWKYGVNNTGFNAPYGALMPSHPMQIMVNLWPGVGVDDWLNHFYYSGPLYAEYDYISYKK comes from the coding sequence ATGAAAATAAAATTAAGTCTGTTTTATTTGTTTATTTCAATTTTATTTATGGGCTGTAATATTAGCCAGATATCTAATGAAAAAGATATTAGTACCATTGAGTCAGGTAGTCGCTATATTCAAACATGGGACATGTGGGAACCTATGAATTATTACAATACCAGCCAGTTTGAAAAAGCAAATTGGACAAATGACGGAATGTTTAACTGTGGTTGGTTACCTGAAAAAGCAACATTTAGCAACGGTAAGTTAGTATTAAAACTAGACAATACCTATAGTTTTGGTAAAAGTTATTCTAGTGGGGAGTATAGAAGTAAAAATACATTTAGTTTTGGGACTTTTGAAACAAATATGAAGGCTGCAAAAGGTAATGGTATTGTTACATCTTTCTTTTTGTATACTGGATCCCCCTGGGATGAGATAGATGTTGAAATTTTAGGAAAAGATACAACAAAGGTCCAGTTTAATTATTATGTAAATGGTATCGGAGGCCATGAAGCTGTTATTGATCTTGGTTTTGATGCTGCTTATGGGTTTCATAAATATGCAATTGAGTATGGTAATGGTTATATTAATTGGTATGTAGATGGAGTTTGGAAATATGGAGTCAATAATACAGGGTTTAATGCACCTTACGGAGCTTTAATGCCAAGCCATCCTATGCAAATAATGGTAAACCTATGGCCTGGAGTTGGCGTGGATGATTGGCTAAATCACTTTTATTATAGTGGGCCATTATATGCTGAATATGACTATATTTCATATAAAAAATAG
- a CDS encoding family 16 glycosylhydrolase, whose translation MKFYKYIIITTIIAVISSCTTSKTTDVQDDLKETRENWTLVWSDEFESSTIDKTNWNFVEGAGGYGNSELQNYTSREKNARIENGKLILEAHKEDYNGSNFTSAKLTTEGKGDWTYGRYEIRAKLPKGQGMWPALWMMPTDYDIYGPWPACGEIDIMESLGHETNKVYGTLHYGNPKSSTGTFYTLDSGNFSDSFHTYTLDWLPGEIKWYVDGILYQTQNDWYSNNEESVESLTFPAPFDRDFYLQFNLAVGGTWPGNPNDSTKFPQKFEIDWVRVYELNSPYKLVNKPVEDTNGSELVGRAPQDDGNYVLNDKFNDGDEFWTFINNEGGVGSASIENGEMFININASGNQTWANQLFQTDMNVRKGYTYRVSFKARSEKNRSFMLKIGGLEDRGWTAYSGEKQINISKEMKEYSFDFKMEEKTDVKARYEFNMGLDDADIWLDDIKLEVIAMPGDIVEIPNHLPQKYGNVIYNGTFDRGNDRKTFWNLLVDSKSDAMFSVNPDLYSREAKIVTIDSSNQENSIMLYQENIGLTKDDRYKIAFNGYSNDLRKIYLGLFDEKWKLIGEKIKVDLLEVSKKYSFEFNGINKDYNNVKVAFILDDENSTDTVYIDNVSFSKLIKPKKIIGLTRIEAEDFYSKSEVPQTQECSEGGLNIGWMTDGNWLKYRVIAPSAGSYKVNYRVASATTDNPLITRTNSGTTELTYKGSEDWQNWETISGEIVLPEGESEIVISAVDVNLNWFEIEQN comes from the coding sequence ATGAAATTTTATAAATATATAATTATAACTACTATAATAGCTGTAATCTCATCTTGTACAACATCAAAAACTACAGATGTACAGGATGATTTAAAGGAAACAAGAGAGAACTGGACACTTGTTTGGAGTGATGAATTTGAGTCTAGTACAATAGATAAAACGAATTGGAATTTTGTAGAAGGTGCTGGAGGTTACGGAAATTCAGAGCTTCAAAATTATACCTCTAGAGAAAAAAATGCCAGAATTGAAAATGGAAAACTTATTCTAGAGGCACATAAGGAAGATTATAACGGTAGTAACTTTACTTCTGCAAAGTTAACTACAGAGGGGAAGGGAGATTGGACCTATGGTAGATACGAGATAAGGGCGAAATTACCAAAAGGCCAGGGAATGTGGCCTGCACTGTGGATGATGCCTACAGACTATGATATTTATGGACCATGGCCCGCGTGTGGAGAGATTGATATAATGGAATCATTAGGTCATGAGACTAATAAAGTCTACGGAACACTGCACTATGGAAATCCCAAAAGCTCTACTGGAACTTTTTATACCTTAGATTCTGGTAATTTTAGTGACTCATTTCATACTTATACATTAGATTGGCTACCAGGTGAGATTAAGTGGTATGTTGATGGTATACTCTATCAAACTCAGAATGACTGGTATTCTAATAATGAGGAATCAGTTGAAAGCTTGACCTTCCCTGCTCCATTTGATAGAGATTTCTACCTGCAGTTTAACTTAGCTGTTGGGGGTACTTGGCCAGGAAATCCTAATGATTCCACAAAATTTCCACAAAAGTTCGAGATAGATTGGGTTAGAGTTTATGAGTTAAATAGTCCATATAAGCTAGTAAACAAACCAGTTGAAGATACTAATGGTTCAGAATTAGTTGGTAGAGCTCCCCAGGATGATGGAAACTATGTATTAAATGATAAGTTTAATGATGGCGATGAGTTTTGGACTTTTATTAACAATGAAGGGGGAGTAGGTTCTGCCTCAATTGAAAATGGTGAAATGTTTATTAACATAAATGCATCTGGAAATCAAACTTGGGCTAACCAGTTATTTCAAACAGATATGAATGTTAGAAAAGGCTATACATATAGAGTTAGTTTTAAAGCTAGGTCTGAAAAAAATAGAAGTTTTATGTTAAAGATTGGTGGTTTGGAAGATAGAGGCTGGACAGCTTACTCTGGTGAGAAACAAATTAATATTTCAAAAGAGATGAAAGAGTATAGCTTCGACTTTAAAATGGAAGAGAAGACAGATGTTAAAGCAAGGTATGAGTTTAATATGGGCCTTGATGATGCTGATATCTGGCTAGATGACATTAAGTTAGAAGTCATCGCTATGCCAGGAGACATTGTTGAAATACCAAATCACTTACCACAAAAATATGGAAATGTTATATATAATGGTACATTTGATCGTGGTAACGACAGAAAAACATTTTGGAACTTGTTAGTTGATAGTAAAAGTGATGCGATGTTTAGTGTGAATCCTGATTTATATAGTAGAGAGGCTAAAATAGTCACAATAGATAGCAGTAACCAAGAGAACTCAATTATGTTATATCAAGAGAATATTGGTCTAACTAAGGATGATCGTTATAAAATTGCTTTTAATGGATACTCTAATGATTTAAGGAAAATTTATTTAGGGCTTTTTGATGAAAAATGGAAATTAATTGGTGAGAAAATAAAAGTTGACTTACTGGAAGTTTCAAAAAAGTACTCCTTTGAGTTCAATGGAATAAATAAAGACTATAATAATGTAAAAGTTGCATTTATTTTAGACGATGAGAATAGTACTGATACTGTTTATATTGATAATGTCTCTTTTAGTAAGCTAATTAAACCTAAAAAAATAATAGGATTAACAAGAATCGAAGCCGAAGACTTTTACAGTAAATCAGAAGTTCCACAAACACAGGAGTGCTCTGAGGGTGGACTTAATATTGGATGGATGACTGATGGCAATTGGCTAAAATATAGGGTTATTGCTCCATCGGCTGGAAGTTACAAAGTTAATTATAGAGTAGCCTCTGCAACAACAGATAATCCTTTAATAACTAGAACAAACTCCGGTACTACAGAACTAACGTATAAGGGGTCTGAGGATTGGCAGAACTGGGAAACAATTTCTGGTGAAATAGTATTACCAGAAGGAGAATCTGAAATTGTTATTTCTGCTGTTGATGTAAATCTTAATTGGTTTGAAATAGAGCAAAATTAG
- a CDS encoding P-II family nitrogen regulator produces the protein MKEVMAIIRINKINETKRALAKAGFPSLTATGRVFGRGKGLVDFRLIKGAEEGFPEAIAQLGSDPKMVPKRLLTLVVQDEKVDLAVKTLIKSNQTGNSGDGKIFVLPIMDSYRVRTAERGDTTLD, from the coding sequence ATGAAAGAGGTAATGGCAATTATTAGAATTAATAAAATAAACGAGACTAAACGAGCATTAGCCAAAGCGGGTTTTCCTTCTTTAACTGCAACAGGTAGAGTATTTGGTAGAGGAAAGGGGCTTGTGGATTTTAGACTTATTAAAGGAGCAGAAGAGGGTTTTCCAGAGGCTATAGCCCAGTTAGGATCCGATCCTAAAATGGTTCCTAAGAGGTTATTAACCCTAGTTGTTCAGGATGAGAAGGTTGATTTAGCTGTTAAAACCCTAATTAAGAGTAACCAAACAGGGAATTCAGGGGATGGTAAAATTTTTGTACTACCAATAATGGATTCATATAGAGTTCGTACTGCTGAGCGTGGCGATACAACATTAGATTAA
- a CDS encoding P-II family nitrogen regulator gives MIRSIVRPEKSQDVIDSLFEAGFPAVTKINVAGRGQQHGLKVGEIVYDELAKDLLMTVVKKADKELVINMILEAAKTGEKGNFGDGKVFVSAIDEIYTISSGEKA, from the coding sequence ATGATTAGATCAATTGTTAGACCTGAGAAGTCTCAGGATGTTATAGATTCACTTTTTGAAGCAGGTTTTCCAGCGGTGACAAAGATAAATGTTGCTGGGCGTGGACAACAACACGGATTAAAAGTAGGGGAGATCGTATACGATGAACTTGCTAAAGATCTTTTAATGACAGTTGTAAAAAAAGCTGATAAAGAACTTGTAATAAACATGATATTAGAAGCAGCAAAAACCGGGGAGAAGGGAAACTTTGGAGATGGTAAAGTTTTTGTTTCGGCTATTGATGAAATTTATACAATAAGTTCTGGGGAAAAAGCGTAA
- the nifD gene encoding nitrogenase molybdenum-iron protein alpha chain, producing the protein MSYEKIDEYMLDKYPKKVYRKRAKSVLPNDPAEPGEIQANVRTIPGIITQRGCTYAGCKGVILGPTRDIVNITHGPIGCGFYSWLTRRNQTRPESDKAENFIPYCFSTDMQDSNIVFGGEAKLKEAIQEAYDMFHPKAIAVFSTCPVGLIGDDVHAASKEMKAKFGDCNVFGFSCEGYKGVSQSAGHHIANNQIFKHVVGLDDTRSDSKFRVNLLGEYNIGGDGFVIDELFERCGIEIVSTFSGNSTIGAFENSHTADLNLIMCHRSINYVADMMEKKYGIPWLKVNFIGTEATSKSLRRLGEYFEDEELIAKIEAVIVEEEVKVKAELDLIKPNTKGKTTMLFVGASRAHHYQELFNELGMETLAAGYEFAHRDDYEGRRVIPNIKVDADSRNIEELHIEKDEAKYSQKLQDKKAALEAKGVEFSDYDGIMVEMEKGSLVIDDISHYEMEKLIDMYKPSIFCAGIKEKFAVQKMGIPLKQLHSYDYGGPYAGYKGAVNFYKDIDRMVNTKVWSLIKAPWATGAAMNASFVKVS; encoded by the coding sequence ATGAGTTATGAAAAAATAGATGAATATATGTTGGATAAGTATCCCAAGAAAGTATACCGGAAAAGGGCTAAAAGTGTCCTACCGAATGATCCAGCAGAACCAGGAGAGATCCAGGCCAATGTAAGAACAATCCCGGGTATTATTACCCAAAGAGGGTGTACTTATGCTGGTTGTAAAGGGGTTATTTTAGGACCTACAAGAGATATTGTAAATATTACACATGGTCCTATTGGTTGTGGTTTTTACTCATGGCTAACAAGAAGAAACCAGACAAGACCAGAGTCAGATAAGGCTGAGAATTTTATACCTTACTGTTTTTCTACGGATATGCAGGATTCAAATATTGTATTTGGTGGTGAGGCTAAACTTAAAGAGGCAATTCAAGAAGCTTACGATATGTTTCACCCAAAGGCAATTGCTGTTTTCTCAACCTGTCCTGTAGGTTTAATTGGGGATGATGTTCATGCTGCATCTAAGGAGATGAAAGCAAAGTTTGGAGATTGTAATGTTTTTGGGTTCTCATGTGAGGGATACAAGGGTGTTTCCCAATCTGCAGGTCACCATATTGCAAATAACCAGATATTTAAACATGTCGTTGGTTTAGATGATACAAGAAGTGATAGTAAGTTTAGAGTTAACTTGTTAGGTGAGTATAATATTGGTGGTGATGGATTTGTAATAGATGAGCTCTTTGAAAGATGTGGTATTGAGATAGTTTCAACTTTTAGTGGGAACTCTACTATTGGTGCATTTGAGAACTCCCACACTGCGGATCTGAACCTTATTATGTGCCATCGTTCAATAAATTATGTTGCAGATATGATGGAGAAAAAATATGGAATACCCTGGTTAAAAGTTAATTTTATCGGTACTGAGGCTACTTCTAAGTCCCTTAGACGTTTAGGTGAGTATTTTGAGGATGAGGAGCTTATAGCTAAGATAGAAGCGGTTATTGTGGAGGAGGAAGTCAAAGTTAAGGCTGAACTAGATCTTATTAAACCTAATACTAAGGGTAAAACAACAATGTTATTTGTTGGAGCCTCTAGGGCTCATCACTATCAGGAACTATTTAACGAGTTAGGAATGGAGACTTTAGCTGCAGGATATGAGTTTGCCCATAGGGATGACTATGAGGGTAGAAGGGTTATTCCAAATATTAAGGTAGATGCTGATAGTAGAAATATAGAAGAACTACACATAGAGAAGGATGAAGCTAAATATTCCCAGAAGTTACAGGATAAGAAAGCAGCTCTTGAAGCAAAAGGTGTCGAATTTAGTGACTACGATGGAATAATGGTAGAGATGGAAAAGGGTTCTTTGGTTATCGATGATATAAGTCATTACGAGATGGAGAAGCTTATTGATATGTATAAACCATCCATCTTCTGTGCAGGGATTAAAGAAAAATTTGCTGTTCAAAAAATGGGTATTCCTTTAAAACAACTTCATAGTTATGACTATGGTGGTCCTTATGCAGGTTATAAGGGTGCTGTTAATTTCTATAAAGATATTGATCGGATGGTTAATACTAAGGTTTGGAGTCTTATTAAGGCCCCATGGGCTACAGGGGCTGCTATGAATGCATCTTTTGTAAAGGTAAGTTAG
- a CDS encoding MFS transporter — translation MIEIFMNRSKSLKNINIIIIAYIAFISLGLPDGLLGVAWPGIKDTFKVSIDSVGLILIFGTAGYMLSSFFSGYIVKKLGIGKLLAFSCFLTSITMLIYSITPFWPLFFIIPVMGGFGAGAIDAGLNTYIAQNHNERAMQWLHASFGIGITAGPIIMTYSIALTGRWQVGYQVVFILQLVLAILFLLTQKLWYSNNKNIEDLVESDHSVTTIISTITHIPSLLSMLMFLLYTGFELGLGLWTYTILTKSRGIDPQLAGIIAGSYWGMFTIGRISAGWYTKKVPLRRIITISLISAIIGVFLLLIDINPIVSVLGITLAGLSIAPIFPGLVSDTKFRVGREHEANTIGMQISAAGLGAAVVPSIAGILARVYGIEAIPLFLLITITLLFLLFIFLKRGTINDV, via the coding sequence ATGATAGAAATATTTATGAATAGATCAAAATCACTAAAAAATATTAACATTATTATTATAGCTTATATCGCTTTTATCTCCCTTGGGTTGCCAGACGGTCTTCTTGGTGTTGCTTGGCCAGGGATAAAGGATACGTTTAAAGTTAGTATAGACTCTGTAGGACTTATTTTAATATTTGGAACAGCAGGGTATATGTTATCAAGTTTTTTTAGTGGTTATATTGTAAAAAAACTTGGGATTGGGAAATTACTGGCTTTTAGTTGTTTTCTTACTTCTATTACTATGTTGATCTACTCTATAACTCCCTTCTGGCCACTTTTTTTTATAATACCTGTTATGGGTGGATTTGGAGCTGGTGCAATTGATGCAGGATTAAATACATATATAGCACAGAACCACAACGAGCGAGCTATGCAGTGGTTACATGCAAGTTTTGGTATAGGGATTACAGCTGGACCAATAATTATGACCTATAGTATAGCCTTAACAGGAAGATGGCAGGTAGGGTATCAAGTTGTATTTATTCTACAACTAGTTTTGGCTATTCTGTTTCTTTTAACACAAAAACTGTGGTACTCCAATAATAAAAATATTGAGGATTTAGTAGAAAGCGACCATAGTGTAACCACAATTATTTCGACTATAACCCACATACCATCCCTTCTTAGTATGTTAATGTTCCTACTCTATACAGGGTTTGAATTGGGTCTTGGGTTATGGACTTATACTATTTTAACCAAATCCCGGGGAATTGATCCCCAATTAGCAGGAATTATTGCTGGTAGTTATTGGGGAATGTTTACAATTGGTAGAATAAGTGCAGGTTGGTATACAAAAAAAGTTCCTTTAAGAAGGATTATAACCATATCCCTTATTTCTGCAATAATCGGGGTATTTTTGCTACTAATAGATATAAATCCTATAGTTTCTGTTTTAGGAATTACCCTTGCAGGTCTCTCTATAGCTCCTATATTTCCAGGTTTGGTCTCGGATACTAAGTTTAGGGTTGGGAGGGAGCATGAGGCTAATACAATAGGGATGCAGATCTCTGCTGCTGGATTAGGTGCAGCTGTAGTTCCTTCAATAGCTGGTATTTTAGCAAGGGTTTATGGAATTGAAGCTATCCCACTATTTCTTCTTATTACTATAACTCTACTTTTTTTACTATTTATATTTCTAAAAAGAGGCACTATAAATGATGTATAA
- the nifH gene encoding nitrogenase iron protein, with translation MRKIAIYGKGGIGKSTTTQNTVAGLAEMGKKVMVIGCDPKADSTRLLLGGLVQKTVLDTLREEGEDIELDDVMKDGYGATRCVESGGPEPGVGCAGRGIITSINMLEQLGAYEQDLDYTFYDVLGDVVCGGFAMPIREGKAEEIYIVVSGEMMAMYAANNICKGIVKYADAGGVRLGGLICNSRKVDNEFEMIQELANKLGTQMIHFVPRENMVQQAEIHRKTVIDFKPEHAQADEYRTLAAKIDENKMKVIPTPLEIEDLEKLLIDFGIAN, from the coding sequence ATGAGAAAGATAGCAATTTATGGTAAAGGTGGAATAGGGAAGTCTACTACTACACAAAACACAGTAGCAGGTTTAGCTGAAATGGGAAAAAAAGTAATGGTTATCGGTTGTGACCCAAAAGCTGACTCTACAAGACTTTTACTTGGTGGTTTAGTACAAAAAACAGTACTTGATACTTTAAGAGAAGAGGGTGAAGACATAGAGCTAGATGACGTAATGAAAGATGGTTACGGAGCTACAAGGTGCGTTGAGTCTGGAGGGCCTGAGCCTGGTGTTGGTTGTGCAGGTAGAGGAATTATTACTTCAATTAATATGTTAGAGCAGTTAGGAGCCTATGAGCAGGATTTAGACTACACATTTTACGATGTATTAGGGGATGTTGTTTGTGGTGGTTTTGCCATGCCTATTAGAGAGGGAAAAGCCGAAGAGATATATATAGTTGTTTCTGGAGAGATGATGGCAATGTATGCTGCTAATAATATTTGTAAAGGTATTGTTAAGTATGCTGATGCAGGTGGTGTTAGACTAGGCGGCCTTATTTGTAACTCAAGAAAGGTAGATAATGAGTTTGAAATGATTCAAGAGTTAGCCAATAAACTTGGAACACAGATGATTCACTTTGTACCAAGGGAGAATATGGTTCAGCAGGCTGAGATTCATAGAAAAACTGTTATTGATTTTAAACCTGAACATGCTCAAGCAGATGAGTATAGAACATTAGCTGCAAAAATAGATGAAAATAAAATGAAAGTTATACCTACTCCTTTAGAGATTGAGGATCTTGAAAAGTTATTAATAGACTTTGGTATTGCAAACTAA
- a CDS encoding DUF1266 domain-containing protein encodes MQKFKNIFLFLLLISIFSCSTVDKQISDYGVGDIEGVVINQTLVDNLEDKWDLKKSSKNTKTYSYNNITIVSNESGLIDNISINYSNLKDYSYTLEPFKNTNSLDDVIDILDSAGFNYAIRLKECYVQSDLGYVLITILNAYHIDFPNISYLFSFNEYSTTKNSELEPLLKKITLNYGDENSYETSLFNNTYEEITLDDELRQALGMSSLLHSLNYNIEERIQSFEKDELYKSAQILDNSWGITGRDQFFEKIENLNKNGYSSRLKSILDLYVSSKNRSILDFIVDNNIDSSDAKRLVFITQYPDMMENLRARLLKAWDYGRGISVCRWAYDAGYITLDESIKMIREYRDEILLLYNSWEDFSSNYIWGRMFWAAGFKDINETGNKSLNMYSQLRLREFNIWSKPWLLDGVKRSDNNFNTKILDILHTNDNLQQAITLYYDGLDLYNDTKYKDAASKFAKSYNSSLRLDYPFKMALLLNAFSLRNAGELDISSERFKLHTDRFPDDIYGPIYYIESLEKENKINEAYTQLKSLGEKYNTLVDYYRVYTRILLNLNKLDEAEVVIQKYNINIKDDNKPEYMLLLTAELYFSRADYNASLKYLDQCYYFYSTNIRVNYLTGYSHLNKIEPDYERAYYFFNEAIKVGGKLPKDVLDFLEFYDEQESFKAVEIDSSSIG; translated from the coding sequence ATGCAAAAATTTAAAAATATATTTTTATTCCTACTTCTTATTTCTATTTTTTCATGCTCTACAGTAGATAAACAAATATCTGACTATGGTGTAGGTGACATAGAAGGAGTTGTAATTAATCAAACTTTAGTAGATAACCTTGAAGATAAGTGGGATCTGAAAAAAAGCTCCAAAAATACGAAGACTTACAGCTATAATAACATAACTATTGTTAGTAATGAGTCAGGTTTAATTGATAATATATCCATTAACTACTCAAATTTAAAGGACTATAGCTACACTTTAGAGCCTTTTAAAAATACGAATAGTTTAGATGATGTTATTGATATTTTGGACAGTGCCGGTTTTAACTACGCTATTAGGTTAAAAGAGTGTTATGTCCAAAGCGATTTGGGTTATGTGTTAATTACAATTTTAAATGCCTATCATATAGATTTTCCTAATATCTCCTATTTATTTAGTTTTAATGAGTATTCAACCACTAAAAATAGTGAGTTAGAGCCCTTGTTAAAAAAGATAACTCTAAATTACGGGGATGAAAATAGTTATGAAACATCTCTATTTAATAATACTTATGAAGAAATAACACTTGATGATGAGCTACGTCAGGCCCTAGGGATGTCTTCTCTGTTACACAGTTTGAACTATAATATAGAGGAGAGGATTCAATCTTTTGAAAAGGATGAACTATATAAGTCTGCTCAAATTTTAGATAACTCATGGGGTATTACAGGTCGAGACCAGTTTTTTGAGAAGATAGAGAACCTAAATAAAAATGGATACTCTAGTAGGTTGAAAAGTATTTTGGACCTGTATGTTTCTAGCAAAAACAGGTCAATTTTGGATTTTATTGTAGATAATAATATTGATAGTAGTGATGCTAAAAGATTAGTTTTTATAACTCAATATCCTGATATGATGGAAAATTTAAGGGCTCGATTATTAAAGGCCTGGGACTACGGCCGTGGTATCTCTGTTTGTAGATGGGCTTATGATGCTGGATATATCACCTTAGATGAAAGTATTAAAATGATAAGGGAGTATAGGGATGAAATTCTTCTTCTATACAACTCGTGGGAGGATTTTTCATCAAACTATATATGGGGAAGAATGTTTTGGGCTGCAGGGTTTAAGGATATTAACGAAACGGGAAATAAATCTTTAAATATGTATAGTCAGCTACGTTTAAGAGAGTTTAATATATGGTCTAAACCTTGGCTATTAGATGGGGTTAAGAGAAGTGATAATAATTTTAATACAAAGATTCTAGATATTCTACATACAAATGATAATTTGCAACAAGCTATAACACTCTACTACGATGGTTTAGACCTGTATAATGATACTAAGTATAAAGATGCGGCTTCAAAATTTGCTAAGTCCTATAACTCCTCTCTAAGATTAGATTATCCATTTAAAATGGCTCTACTATTAAATGCCTTTAGTCTAAGAAACGCAGGGGAGTTAGATATATCTAGTGAGCGTTTTAAGCTACATACAGATCGGTTTCCCGATGATATCTATGGCCCTATATACTATATTGAATCCCTAGAAAAAGAGAATAAAATTAATGAAGCTTATACTCAATTAAAATCCCTTGGGGAAAAGTATAACACTCTTGTTGATTATTATAGAGTCTATACAAGGATTCTTCTTAACCTAAATAAGTTAGATGAGGCAGAGGTTGTTATTCAAAAATATAATATAAATATTAAGGATGATAATAAGCCTGAGTATATGCTTTTATTAACTGCAGAACTCTATTTTAGTAGGGCCGATTATAATGCCTCTTTAAAATATCTTGACCAGTGTTACTACTTTTATAGTACAAATATAAGAGTTAACTACTTAACAGGGTATAGTCACTTAAATAAGATAGAGCCTGACTACGAGAGGGCATATTACTTTTTTAATGAGGCAATTAAGGTTGGAGGTAAACTTCCAAAAGATGTACTAGATTTTTTAGAGTTTTATGACGAACAGGAGTCTTTTAAAGCTGTAGAGATAGATTCCTCGAGTATTGGTTAA